Part of the Candidatus Saccharibacteria bacterium genome, ACTCTACACCCATAACATGGACGTTGATCAAATTAACCATCGTGAACTCAAAAAGATCGATAACGAGGAGCAGCTGTTTAGCATGCAGGGCTCAGGTCGTGAGCCGCTTGTTGAAGTTCTTGCCAAAGGCTGCTTAGCTCCGGAGGCATTAGTACTTAAAAAAGGCGCCGAAGTGCTATTTGTAGCCAATAAGCCCGCCAACGGCTATTTTAACGGCACCCGTGGCGAAGTTATCGGCTTCGATGACGGCAAGCCTGTAGTTAAAATTCATAATTCCGGCCGCGACGTAACCGTAGAGCGAGCTAGTTGGCAGGTAAAAGATGGCGACAAGGTGCTGGCAGAAATAACACAGTTCCCTTTGCGCTTAGCTTGGGCAATTACAGTCCATAAGAGCCAAGGTATGAGCTTAGACGCTGCTGAAATTGATTTAAGCAAAGCATTCACGCCAGGTATGGGTTATGTTGCTATATCCCGCGTACGCACCTTAGACGGCCTTAAACTAAAAGGATTAAACAACATGGCAATGCGAGTACACCCGGGCGTAGCCGAGTTTGATAAAAAGCTACAAGAGCGCTCTAATCATGCCATTGATAGCTTGTCTAACTTTAAAAAAAGTAAGCTAAAAAAAGCCCACCAAGCAGTGGCTGCTAATTTAAGCCTAGACTACCCCAACTACGACAAAGATTTATTTGCTAAATTTAAAGACTGGCGAACCGCACAAGCTAAAAAACAAAGTATTCCACCTTATATGGTACTGAGCGACAAGTCGCTCTATGCCTTGTCTGCCGAAAAACCGCAAACCCTCGCAAAGCTAACTACTATACCGGGTATTGGTGCAGTGAAGCGCGATCAGTACGCCGAGGATTTGTTGACGCTTATCAATCAGGCGAGCGGCAAGCTACTCTAGTTTAGTTATACGGGTACGTTGTTCTGAAGTCTGCTGGATTGGCAGTATATTGCGTTCCGTTGTAGACAATTGTCATTGAGGATGGTCCTTCCCCATCCTGACGTGAAGCCACCACTTTAGCTCCGAATGGCAAAGTTTTTACATAGTTAGTGCTGTAGTACTCTTCTGCTGCTGCGACTTGCGCGCCAGACTTGTTGACTACGTACGCGACCGTTTCTCCGTAGGCGAACTCTTCTTGAGGTGAATTATACAAATCGTAATTGGGCTGAGGGCCTTGGTTTTGTTCCGGAGCTGGTTTGGGTGTGGTTGGTGCAGTGCTTTGACTTACTTCTTTTTCGGCTGGTTCTGGCTCCGATGCTTCGGCTTCATTTTCAGCTTCTTCAGCTGCGAGTCGCTGAGCCTCGGCTTCTTGTTGAGCCAACAGCAACTGCTCTTCGTCGATTATCAGTGAATCTTCTTGCGTGGTCTTTGACGACCTATCTACGCTAACGACTCTAAAAATAACAAAACCAATCATAGCTACTGCTATTACCACTAAGCCAAGCTCAATAACTGCAAATCCTTTTGTATTTATTTTCATCTATGTACCGCCTATTTTTTATTTTGTAATTATATAAAATTATAATAGCATACGTAGCATTGTTCTGAGGTTTAAGACTAGTAGTCACTGCAAATATGTGCAGGAGCAACCGTAGCCAGTTTACATCGGATCTAGCAGATTACATCAGAGTCAAAATTATCACACTATACAAAATTGTACGATCGGCAATTTTTGTATAGTTACTGCGTCAAATCGCTTCTTTGTATTTCTACTTTTGCATCTTTCTTTAGGGCGCCGTCTTCGTCTAAAACAGAATAATTAATCCAAAACTTTTGTGTATCGAGCGTCCATAATCTCATTTGGTCTCGCTGCCGATACTGGCTGGGCTGTGCCATAGTTTTATCAAACTGCTCCCTTTTTGCATTGAAATAAACTATGTATTTGTTAATTGCATGAGTGTCTAGAATTTCTGGGTTAGCGCACCGTAAATAAAGGCCCCCGCCAGCGTTCGCCTCATACAAAACAATGGAGGCTTGTTTATTCCGTAATAAATTATTGGAGTGCTGTGAGTTTGGGTGGGACGCCCAAATAAATTTGCTTAAATCTTTATTGAAGGCAAAAAAACCGGGCTATTGTGCGGCGAGCCGTCTTCGTTGACCGTGGCAATAGCCGCATGCTGGATATTGCTAATCAGCCATTTAGCACGCTCTATTCTGTAGATAATTTGTTTGTCTGGATTTTCGCTACTCATCTATGTTCTTAAATCTACCGTCCTTATAAGGTGGAAAACATATCTCATAAAAAACTAAATCTTCGACGGCAGCCCATTGCATCGTATCGCCAACGAACACTTCGATCTGATTCTGTTCAGAAGTTTCAGAAAATTTATAAGTTTCAGCCACCCCATTGCTTCTTTGCACGTTGAGTGTTCCTTTGCCGGACACATAGCCTTCAATTGTTCTAGTGCCCTTAAGAACTAGTTGAAGCGGTGTTTTACGTCCAGCTTCTACGGCAATAATCCCCAGGTCCATATCCGAATTACCAGTAAACTCGTAAACCTGGCAAACAACACCTTCTTTAACTTGCTGTGTATCTATTAAATCCACAGCAAGTGTTTTGCCTTCAAATTCAAATTCCTTCAAGAACTTCATTGTAGTCAAAAGTATACGCTAGTTCTTAGGCCTCGAAGACTACACTAGAATTCTTATAGTTAGTAGTCACTTTAGAGTTCTCTTTCACTTTGCCTTCAATAATATCGAGCGCTAATGGGTCGAGGATTTTTTGCTGGATTAGGCGTTTTAGCGGCCGAGCACCGTAGCTTGGGTCGTAACCTTGTTCGGCCAGCATTTCTTTAACCTCTTTTGATATATCAAGTGTGATATTCTTTGATTCTTGCAAGTGCTTTATAACATTTGTGAGTTGAATTTCGACAATATTGCTCATTAGGTCTTTTCCTAATCTGTTAAACACAACAAGCTCATCGATACGGTTTAGAAATTCCGGCTTAAAGTGGTTGCGCAAGGCGGTATCGATCACTGTCTGCACTTTTTCATCCTCGTCCTGACTGGCGTCGAGAATTGCTTGGCTGCCGACGTTGCTCGTCATGATTATGATTGTGTTCGTAAAGTTGACAGTCCTGCCCTGACCATCTGTTAACCGGCCATCATCAAGCACTTGCAGCAATGTGTTAAATACGTCTGGGTGGGCTTTTTCTATTTCGTCAAACAGCACTACACTGTACGGACGTCGTCGAACAGCTTCTGTTAGTTGACCGCCTTGGTCATAGCCGACGTAGCCTGGCGGCGAGCCAATCAATCGCGACACCGCATGCTGCTCCATATATTCGGACATGTCTATTCGTACGACGGCCTGATCGTCGTTGAATAATTGCTCTGCTAGTGCTTTAGTGAGCTCTGTTTTACCAACACCGGTTGGACCCAAGAATAAAAATGAGCCAATTGGTTTGTTTTGGTCAGATATGCCAGCTCGCGACCGGCGTATTGCGTTAGATACTGCGGTTACTGCTTGGTCTTGGCCAACTACTCGGTTTTTAAGTTGATCTTCTAAGCTACTAAGTTTGTGAGCTTCTGTTTCGAGCAGTTTGCTTACCGGTATTCCTGTCCATCGACCAACAACTTGGGCGATGTCTTCACTGGTTACTTCTTCGCGCAACATGCGTTCAGATTCTGGAATTTTTTCTAGTTCTTGGCGTTTTGCTTTAATTTCATCGTCTAGTTTGGGTAATTGCGAGTATTTAATTTCACTCGCACGCTGCAAATCACCCTCGCGTTCGGCTCGTTCTTCTTCGGCCCGCAACCCATCAATTTTTTCGCTGGCTTGGTTTATTGCGTCAAGTAAATCTTTTTCATGCTTCCAGCGTTGCTCCAGCCCCTTGGCACTTTCTTGTAGGTTGGCTATTTCTCCTTCAATCTCTTTTTTACGATCCTTGGCTTTTTTATCTTTTTTGAGTGATTCACGCTCAATCTCGAGCTGGCGGATCTTGCGCTTTAGTCGGTCGAGCTCTGTGGGCATAGAGTCGATTTCAATTTTGAGTGCACTAGTAGCTTCGTCAATTAAGTCGACTGCTTTGTCTGGCAAAAACCTGTCGGCAATGTAGCGCTTGCTAAGTTGAGCGGCAGACACTAGGGCGTCGTCGGTGATGGATACTCCGTGGTGTACCTCATATTTTTCCTGTAAGCCACGTAAAATCGTGATCGTGTCATCAACAGATGGTTCATCGACAAAGACTGGCTGGAATCTGCGTTCAAGAGCGGCATCTTTTTCTACATGTTGGCGATATTCGTCGAGCGTGGTGGCGCCAATCATGTGTAATTTACCGCGAGCCAGCATAGGTTTTAGCATATTGGCAGCGTCAACTGCACCTTCGGCTTTGCCAGCGCCAACAATAGTGTGCATTTCGTCGATAAATAAAATTATTTCACCAGCGGCTTTTTCGACTTCTGACAAAACCGACTGCAGCCGCTCTTCAAATTCACCTCTAAACTTAGCTCCAGCCAAAAGCGTGCCGATTTCTAATGCAATTAGACGCTTGTTTTTAAGAGTATTCGGTACGTCGCCGGCTACAATTCGCTGGGCTAGTCCTTCTACAATTGCAGTCTTGCCGACTCCCGGCTCTCCGATTAATACTGGATTATTTTTGGTACGACGACTAAGCACTTGCATGACGCGTCGGATTTCTTCGTCGCGACCGATAACCGGGTCTAATTTGCCTTCTTCTGCAATCTTCGTAAAATCTTGGCCAAATTTATCAAGAGTGTTCATAGTGTTTTCCGGATTTTGGCTTTTCACGTTTTCTCCTTTTCGCATATTGATTAGTTTGTCTTTGGTTTTCTTATAGGTTAGATCCGTTGTTGCCCAGTCAAAACCAATATTGTTTGCGAGCGAAGCAAGTAATATATGCTCTGTCGATAAGT contains:
- a CDS encoding helicase; the protein is MKQFQALDILKLGHSVFLTGAPGAGKTFVLNQFIDHLHEHDINVGITASTGIAATHIGGSTIHSWSGIGIKDDLDDMALSKLINKSSHKSRLKFVRVLIIDEISMLDGARMDLLNKLLKRAKSSNKPFGGVQVVMTGDLFQLPPVSKNSEPDFPHLSNAWRELNPVICYLSEQHRAEDPQLLDILDAMRKQELEEAHFSTLQEQQTEHTDTAITKLYTHNMDVDQINHRELKKIDNEEQLFSMQGSGREPLVEVLAKGCLAPEALVLKKGAEVLFVANKPANGYFNGTRGEVIGFDDGKPVVKIHNSGRDVTVERASWQVKDGDKVLAEITQFPLRLAWAITVHKSQGMSLDAAEIDLSKAFTPGMGYVAISRVRTLDGLKLKGLNNMAMRVHPGVAEFDKKLQERSNHAIDSLSNFKKSKLKKAHQAVAANLSLDYPNYDKDLFAKFKDWRTAQAKKQSIPPYMVLSDKSLYALSAEKPQTLAKLTTIPGIGAVKRDQYAEDLLTLINQASGKLL
- the clpB gene encoding ATP-dependent chaperone ClpB, which produces MNPEQMTFKVQQALQEAVSLAGSNSNPTLEPAHLLLALSSQTDTAFKALLQQDDLDSIKNSFINTVESLPTSTDVQSAVDVRPSSEFQKLVSLAHKEMNNLDDSHLSTEHILLASLANNIGFDWATTDLTYKKTKDKLINMRKGENVKSQNPENTMNTLDKFGQDFTKIAEEGKLDPVIGRDEEIRRVMQVLSRRTKNNPVLIGEPGVGKTAIVEGLAQRIVAGDVPNTLKNKRLIALEIGTLLAGAKFRGEFEERLQSVLSEVEKAAGEIILFIDEMHTIVGAGKAEGAVDAANMLKPMLARGKLHMIGATTLDEYRQHVEKDAALERRFQPVFVDEPSVDDTITILRGLQEKYEVHHGVSITDDALVSAAQLSKRYIADRFLPDKAVDLIDEATSALKIEIDSMPTELDRLKRKIRQLEIERESLKKDKKAKDRKKEIEGEIANLQESAKGLEQRWKHEKDLLDAINQASEKIDGLRAEEERAEREGDLQRASEIKYSQLPKLDDEIKAKRQELEKIPESERMLREEVTSEDIAQVVGRWTGIPVSKLLETEAHKLSSLEDQLKNRVVGQDQAVTAVSNAIRRSRAGISDQNKPIGSFLFLGPTGVGKTELTKALAEQLFNDDQAVVRIDMSEYMEQHAVSRLIGSPPGYVGYDQGGQLTEAVRRRPYSVVLFDEIEKAHPDVFNTLLQVLDDGRLTDGQGRTVNFTNTIIIMTSNVGSQAILDASQDEDEKVQTVIDTALRNHFKPEFLNRIDELVVFNRLGKDLMSNIVEIQLTNVIKHLQESKNITLDISKEVKEMLAEQGYDPSYGARPLKRLIQQKILDPLALDIIEGKVKENSKVTTNYKNSSVVFEA